One window from the genome of Pyrobaculum ferrireducens encodes:
- a CDS encoding NAD(P)/FAD-dependent oxidoreductase, giving the protein MEVDYDVIIVGAGIAGLSAALYTARQRLKTLVISKDLGGQLNMTTLIENYPAIHKISGPELAKRVEQQARTFGAEIIFDEVKTVEKQGDVFVVRTEGGDEYKSLALILAFGKTPKELGVPGEAKFKNKGVSYCTICDAPFFKGQDIALVSWGDLAREPVTILSSTSNKFYWIFPSERPIHDEEFLEQAKKLGKAVLVPNSEVVEIKGDTKVRAVVVKNRKTGEVQELPVAAVFVEVGYVTKSDFVRHLVDLNERGEIIADWEGRTKTPGVFAAGDIVAYPYKQAVISAAMGVAAALSATAHVMKMKGRPVHSLVDWKAEKK; this is encoded by the coding sequence ATGGAGGTGGACTACGATGTGATTATCGTAGGCGCGGGCATCGCCGGGCTGTCCGCGGCGTTGTACACGGCGCGTCAGAGGCTGAAGACGCTGGTGATCAGCAAGGACCTCGGCGGCCAGCTCAACATGACGACTCTCATCGAGAACTACCCAGCTATCCACAAAATCTCGGGGCCTGAGCTCGCCAAGAGAGTTGAGCAACAGGCGAGGACCTTCGGCGCTGAGATTATATTCGACGAGGTTAAGACCGTGGAGAAGCAGGGCGACGTGTTTGTCGTGAGGACCGAGGGCGGCGACGAGTACAAGAGCCTCGCCTTGATACTGGCGTTTGGCAAGACGCCGAAGGAGCTGGGGGTGCCGGGCGAGGCCAAGTTTAAAAACAAGGGCGTCTCCTACTGCACCATCTGCGACGCGCCGTTTTTCAAAGGGCAAGACATCGCCCTGGTCAGCTGGGGCGACTTGGCGAGGGAGCCTGTGACAATCCTCTCCTCCACCTCTAACAAGTTCTACTGGATATTCCCCTCGGAGAGGCCAATCCACGACGAGGAGTTTCTAGAGCAGGCAAAGAAGCTCGGCAAGGCTGTGCTTGTGCCCAACAGCGAGGTGGTGGAGATAAAAGGCGATACAAAGGTGAGAGCCGTCGTCGTGAAAAACAGGAAGACCGGAGAGGTGCAGGAGCTTCCAGTCGCGGCGGTTTTTGTAGAAGTGGGCTACGTCACCAAGAGCGACTTCGTAAGGCACCTAGTGGATCTAAACGAGAGGGGCGAAATCATCGCAGACTGGGAAGGCAGGACGAAGACGCCGGGGGTGTTCGCCGCCGGCGACATAGTGGCCTACCCCTATAAACAAGCCGTGATCTCAGCCGCCATGGGGGTCGCCGCGGCGCTTTCAGCCACGGCGCACGTAATGAAAATGAAGGGCAGGCCTGTGCACAGCCTCGTAGATTGGAAAGCAGAGAAAAAATAG
- a CDS encoding 30S ribosomal protein S17 — MTTVKLQARPKPGDTFTLPNGKRVEVRDIGVPYVLPPAAVCDDPLCPWHGHLKIRLKLLEVTVEKVRMHKAAVVTHEWVHYIRKYNRYERRRRRMRVRVPECIEVKPGDKVIIAETRPLSKTISWVVIGKKEDVTEWTAKHEVLGT; from the coding sequence ATGACCACGGTCAAGCTCCAGGCAAGGCCAAAGCCAGGCGACACCTTTACGCTACCTAATGGAAAGAGGGTAGAGGTGAGGGACATAGGCGTGCCCTACGTCCTGCCGCCAGCCGCCGTCTGCGACGACCCGCTCTGCCCGTGGCACGGCCATTTAAAAATTAGGCTGAAGCTCCTCGAGGTGACCGTCGAGAAGGTGAGGATGCACAAAGCCGCCGTGGTGACCCACGAGTGGGTACACTACATCAGGAAGTACAACAGGTATGAGCGCAGGAGGAGGAGAATGAGGGTGAGAGTCCCCGAGTGTATCGAGGTGAAGCCGGGGGACAAGGTGATCATAGCAGAAACGAGGCCGCTCTCCAAGACAATATCCTGGGTAGTCATAGGCAAAAAGGAGGACGTAACTGAGTGGACTGCCAAGCACGAAGTCCTGGGGACCTAA
- a CDS encoding 30S ribosomal protein S19 yields MSSKEQEAQKGKQGWITPAVIPPEEWATFRYRGKTLEELLNMPMDEFIKLLPARQRRSLKRGLKPEHRKLLEKIRKAKRLAAQGKKVVIKTHARDMIIFPEMVGLTIQVYNGITYIPVYISPWHIGHYLGEFALTTKVVQHGEPGLKATRSSLHIAAK; encoded by the coding sequence GTGTCTTCAAAAGAGCAGGAGGCTCAGAAAGGCAAGCAGGGCTGGATCACTCCGGCGGTGATACCGCCGGAGGAGTGGGCCACTTTTAGATACCGAGGTAAGACGCTGGAAGAGTTGCTAAATATGCCAATGGACGAGTTTATTAAACTTCTGCCAGCTCGCCAGAGGAGGAGCCTAAAGAGGGGGCTGAAGCCAGAGCACAGAAAGCTACTGGAGAAGATCAGGAAGGCCAAGAGGCTGGCCGCTCAGGGGAAGAAGGTCGTGATAAAGACCCACGCCCGCGACATGATAATATTCCCAGAGATGGTCGGCTTGACTATCCAGGTGTACAACGGCATCACCTACATACCTGTGTACATATCGCCGTGGCACATAGGGCACTACCTAGGCGAATTCGCACTAACGACGAAAGTCGTGCAACACGGCGAACCCGGGCTGAAGGCCACGAGGTCCTCGCTACACATAGCGGCGAAGTAG